The following proteins are co-located in the Pseudomonas synxantha genome:
- a CDS encoding DNA/RNA non-specific endonuclease, with product MPARTAKIDLSHRPRLSDLRPLVALSPTLLEARTATPRVTAAKDLKNRAGYAHDFLSDFVVPWPTVGEPLSSDVQPKRLDYTHFSITMSRSRRLALYVGVNIDGSKHVDITRSNDTWAYDGRLPLDAQVGEDLYASNGLDRGHLVRRQDPNWGDEANTANFDTFHFTNCSPQMSGFNQKTWLELEDYILDNTQRWKARATVFTGPVFADDDRLYRGVKIPKAFWKVVAYLSDDGKPSASAYMIDQSRELGQLDLVFGQLRTYQRSVIQIEQLTGIRFANLADYDGFSNEERATGTRIEALIRGPQDIRL from the coding sequence ATGCCCGCCCGCACAGCCAAAATCGACCTTTCCCACCGCCCCAGGCTTTCCGACCTGCGCCCATTGGTCGCGCTCAGCCCCACCCTGCTGGAAGCCAGAACCGCGACACCGCGCGTCACCGCGGCCAAGGACCTCAAAAACCGCGCTGGCTATGCCCATGATTTCCTCAGCGACTTCGTGGTGCCATGGCCCACGGTCGGCGAGCCACTGTCGAGCGACGTGCAACCCAAGCGCCTGGACTACACGCATTTCTCCATCACTATGTCGCGTTCCCGACGACTGGCGCTCTACGTGGGGGTGAATATCGACGGCTCAAAGCACGTGGACATCACGCGCAGCAACGACACTTGGGCCTACGATGGTCGCCTGCCCCTGGATGCGCAGGTAGGTGAAGACCTTTACGCCAGCAATGGCCTGGACCGCGGCCACCTGGTGCGGCGCCAGGACCCCAACTGGGGCGACGAGGCCAACACCGCCAACTTCGACACCTTCCACTTCACCAACTGCTCGCCGCAAATGAGCGGCTTCAACCAGAAGACCTGGCTGGAACTCGAAGACTACATTCTTGACAACACCCAACGCTGGAAAGCCCGGGCCACGGTGTTTACCGGCCCGGTATTCGCCGATGACGACCGACTTTATCGTGGGGTGAAAATCCCCAAGGCGTTCTGGAAAGTCGTGGCTTACCTCAGCGACGACGGCAAACCCTCCGCCAGCGCCTACATGATCGACCAAAGCCGTGAGCTGGGGCAGCTCGACCTGGTGTTCGGCCAGCTTCGCACCTACCAGCGCAGCGTGATCCAGATCGAGCAACTGACCGGCATCCGCTTCGCCAACCTGGCCGACTATGACGGGTTCAGCAATGAAGAACGTGCGACAGGTACGCGGATTGAAGCGCTGATCCGCGGCCCCCAAGACATACGACTCTGA
- a CDS encoding M4 family metallopeptidase: MCVRQPRNPIFCLIPPYMLDQIARHGDKAQREVALRTRAKDSTFRSLRMVAVPAKGPARMALAMGAEKQRSIYSAENTDSLPGKLIRGEGQPASGDAAVDEAYEGLGATFDFFDQVFDRNSIDDAGMALDATVHFGQDYNNAFWNSTQMVFGDGDQQLFNRFTVALDVIGHELAHGVTEDEAKLMYFNQSGALNESLSDVFGSLIKQYALKQTAEEADWLIGKGLFTKKIKGTALRSMKAPGTAFDDKLLGKDPQPGHMDDFVQTYEDNGGVHINSGIPNHAFYQVATKIGGFAWERAGRIWYDALRDARLRPNSGFLRFARITYDVAGRLYGANKDEQKAVKEGWKAVGINV; this comes from the coding sequence ATGTGTGTTCGCCAGCCGCGCAACCCGATTTTCTGTCTGATCCCACCCTATATGCTCGACCAGATCGCCCGCCACGGGGATAAAGCCCAACGGGAAGTCGCATTACGCACTCGGGCCAAGGACAGCACGTTCCGCTCGTTGCGCATGGTCGCGGTACCCGCCAAGGGCCCAGCCCGCATGGCGTTGGCCATGGGCGCCGAGAAACAGCGCTCGATCTACAGCGCTGAAAACACCGACAGCCTGCCTGGCAAGCTGATCCGCGGCGAAGGGCAACCGGCCAGTGGCGATGCCGCAGTGGACGAAGCCTATGAAGGCTTGGGCGCGACCTTCGATTTTTTCGACCAGGTATTCGACCGCAATTCCATCGACGATGCCGGCATGGCCCTGGACGCCACGGTGCACTTCGGCCAGGACTATAACAACGCGTTCTGGAATTCGACCCAGATGGTCTTCGGCGACGGTGACCAGCAGTTATTCAATCGCTTCACCGTGGCGCTCGACGTGATTGGCCATGAGTTGGCCCATGGCGTTACCGAGGATGAGGCCAAGCTGATGTACTTCAACCAGTCCGGCGCGTTGAACGAGTCGCTGTCCGACGTGTTCGGTTCACTGATCAAGCAGTATGCGTTGAAGCAAACCGCCGAGGAGGCTGATTGGTTGATCGGCAAAGGGTTGTTCACCAAGAAGATCAAGGGCACCGCTCTGCGCTCGATGAAAGCCCCAGGCACTGCGTTTGATGACAAGCTGCTGGGCAAGGACCCGCAGCCGGGTCACATGGATGATTTTGTACAGACATACGAGGACAATGGCGGGGTGCATATCAATTCCGGCATTCCCAACCACGCGTTCTATCAGGTGGCAACCAAGATTGGCGGGTTCGCCTGGGAGCGTGCAGGGCGCATCTGGTATGACGCACTGCGGGATGCGCGGCTGCGACCGAACTCGGGGTTCCTGCGTTTTGCGC